A genomic window from Salvia hispanica cultivar TCC Black 2014 chromosome 5, UniMelb_Shisp_WGS_1.0, whole genome shotgun sequence includes:
- the LOC125190628 gene encoding ABC transporter G family member 26, with translation METEIQEMSISSSPPTMSMHNTTSEIDIEDDRRHDRPLPIFLKFADVEFKVRVGNALKMEHDDKYKQILRGITGSVGPGEILALMGPSGSGKTTLLKIIGGRLHEHVTGVVTYNDFSYTPALKRRIGFVTQDDVLFPQLSVEETLVFAALLRLPSKMSRRQKYERVEQIVKELGLERCRHTRIGGGFIKGISGGERKRTSIGHEILVDPSLLLLDEPTSGLDSTSANRLLQILQGLAKAGRTIITTIHQPSSRMFHMFDKVLLLSEGHPVYYGKARHSIQYFSCLSFVPEIAMNPAEFLLDLATGQLNDITVPDHLFASRDTPNFEKLVIKYLQHKYKAEVEPKEKEENHQMPKAPEGLQLAIQVKKEWTLSWFEQFGIVFRRTFKERWRDYFDLIRLIQAFGVAILLGLLWWKSSAETEAKLRDQIGLLFYICIFWTSSSIFGAVYVFPFEKMFLVKERKADMYRLSVYYACSTICDMLAHLLYPTFFMSILYFMAGFKRTAECFFLTLSAILLIVITSQGAGELAGAAVMSIKRAGMIASMILMLFLLTGGYYVQHIPKFMQWLKYLSFMYYGFRLLMKVHYTGDELYDCGTNAGCRRLQTSPTFDTVDLSGGMTEVWVLLAMAVAFRLSAYICLRRKISSYHM, from the exons ATGGAAACCGAAATCCAAGAAATGTCCATCTCCTCCTCCCCTCCAACAATGTCAATGCACAACACCACCTCAGAAATCGACATCGAGGACGACCGGAGGCACGACCGGCCCCTCCCCATTTTTCTCAAG TTTGCTGATGTGGAGTTTAAGGTAAGAGTTGGGAATGCTTTAAAGATGGAGCATGATGATAAGTACAAGCAGATATTGAGAGGTATAACGGGAAGCGTTGGCCCCGGAGAGATCTTAGCTCTCATGGGCCCTTCCGGCAGTGGGAAAACCACCTTGTTGAAGATAATCGGAGGCCGATTGCACGAACATGTCACTGGAGTTGTCACCTACAACGATTTCTCATACACTCCAGCTCTCAAGAGAag GATTGGGTTTGTGACACAAGACGATGTGCTATTCCCACAACTGAGCGTGGAAGAGACGTTGGTTTTTGCAGCATTGTTGAGACTTCCAAGCAAGATGAGCCGACGACAGAAATACGAGAGAGTGGAGCAGATTGTGAAGGAATTAGGGCTGGAGAGGTGCCGGCATACAAGAATAGGCGGCGGATTCATCAAAGGCATATCGGGAGGAGAAAGGAAACGGACCAGCATCGGACACGAAATCCTGGTGGATCCTTCGCTGCTGTTGCTGGATGAACCAACTTCAGGGCTCGACTCTACGTCCGCCAATAGGCTGCTGCAGATTCTTCAAGGCCTCGCAAAGGCTGGCAGGACTattatcacaaccatccaTCAGCCATCCAGTCGAATGTTTCACATGTTCGACAAAGTTCTGCTGCTCTCCGAAGGCCATCCCGTCTACTATGGGAAGGCGCGCCACTCCATTCAATACTTTTCATGCTTGAGCTTTGTTCCTGAGATCGCCATGAACCCTGCCGAGTTTCTGCTAGATCTAGCAACCGGACAACTCAACGACATCACTGTTCCTGACCACCTCTTTGCATCACGAGACACTCCTAACTTTGAAAAACTGGTCATCAAA TATCTGCAGCACAAGTACAAAGCGGAGGTGGAGCCGAAAGAGAAGGAGGAGAATCATCAGATGCCAAAGGCGCCCGAGGGGCTCCAGCTAGCCATCCAAGTTAAGAAAGAGTGGACACTGTCTTGGTTTGAGCAGTTCGGGATCGTGTTCAGGCGGACATTCAAGGAGCGATGGAGGGATTACTTCGATCTGATCCGTCTAATTCAGGCGTTCGGTGTAGCCATTCTGTTAGGCCTGCTATGGTGGAAATCAAGCGCTGAAACAGAGGCCAAGCTCAGAGATCAG ATTGGTTTGTTGTTCTACATATGCATATTCTGGACATCGTCGTCCATATTTGGAGCGGTGTACGTGTTCCCGTTCGAGAAGATGTTCTTGGTGAAAGAGAGGAAGGCGGATATGTACAGGCTAAGCGTGTACTACGCGTGCAGCACCATATGCGATATGTTGGCACATTTGCTTTATCCTACATTCTTCATGAGCATTCTCTACTTCATGGCTGGATTCAAGCGAACCGCCGAATGCTTCTTCCTCACCTTATCCGCCATTCTTTTGATCGTCATCACTAGCCAA GGAGCAGGGGAGCTGGCCGGAGCAGCGGTGATGAGCATCAAACGCGCGGGCATGATAGCCTCGATGATACTGATGCTCTTCCTTCTAACGGGCGGATACTACGTTCAGCACATTCCCAAGTTTATGCAATGGCTCAAGTACTTGTCCTTCATGTACTACGGCTTCAGGCTGTTGATGAAGGTGCACTACACCGGAGATGAGCTCTACGACTGCGGGACCAACGCAGGCTGTCGGAGGCTGCAGACCTCCCCCACCTTCGATACTGTCGATCTAAGCGGAGGGATGACCGAAGTGTGGGTTTTGCTGGCAATGGCGGTGGCTTTCCGCTTGTCTGCTTATATATGTCTCCGAAGAAAGATTAGTTCATACCATATGTAG
- the LOC125190629 gene encoding SEC14 cytosolic factor-like: MASITEEMIKEFQAQIEQIDEPLKKSFLNIHNGYERETLVRFITAREGSVSDAYNMLIECLNWRIQNGIDDILAKPINPSDVYRAIRDTQLVGVCGHTKEGLPVISIGVGLSTYDKASIHYYVQSHIQMNEYRDRVELPSASKQYGRYIGTCVKVLDMTGLRFSALNQMKLLSAISTIDDLNYPEKTETYYIANAPYIFSSCWKVVRPLLRERTRNKVQVLSGCGEDELLKIMDYESLPHFCRKEGSGCRNSRNGMVSNCYSLDHPFHQRLYNYVKEQAALVESAALIKHGSVHVDYPEPDPEDIKVAQTIKSEFQKLENRKGSCDSSHKLEKSGH; encoded by the exons ATGGCGTCCATAACGGAAGAAATGATCAAGGAATTTCAAGCCCAGATTGAACAAA TCGATGAACCGCTGAAGAAATCATTCCTG AATATACATAATGGTTACGAGAGGGAGACCTTGGTGAGGTTTATTACAGCAAGGGAGGGGAGTGTCTCAGATGCATATAATATG CTTATTGAATGTTTGAACTGGAGGATACAAAATGGTATTGATGACATACTGGCG AAACCAATTAACCCTAGTGATGTCTATAGAGCAATACGGGATACTCAGCTTGTGGGCGTATGTGGACACACTAAAGAG GGTCTTCCTGTCATTTCTATTGGCGTTGGGCTCAGTACATACGACAAAGCATCT ATTCACTACTATGTTCAATCACATATCCAGATGAATGAATACAGAGATCGCGTGGAATTA CCTTCTGCTTCCAAACAATATGGACGGTATATTGGAACATGCGTAAAAGTTCTGGACATGACTGGTCTAAGGTTTTCTGCTCTGAATCAAATGAAG TTGTTGTCTGCAATATCCACGATTGATGACTTGAACTATCCTGAGAAGACGGAGACTTATTACATAGCCAATGCCCCATACATATTTTCATCATGTTGGAAG GTTGTCAGACCCCTTTTGCGAGAGAGAACGAGAAACAAAGTTCAAGTTCTTTCTGGTTGTGGAGAAGATGAACTATTGAAG ATTATGGATTATGAATCCCTTCCGCACTTCTGCAGAAAAGAAGGCTCTGGATGTCGGAATTCTAGAAATGGAATGGTTAGCAATTGCTATAGCTTGGACCATCCCTTCCATCAGCGGCTCTACAACTACGTTAAGGAGCAAGCTGCATTGGTGGAGTCGGCTGCTCTGATCAAACATGGTTCAGTTCATGTAGATTATCCCGAGCCTGATCCAGAAGATATAAAAGTTGCACAAACCATAAAATCCGAGTTCCAAAAGCTTGAGAACCGAAAAGGGAGCTGTGACTCATCGCACAAGCTTGAGAAAAGTGGGCACTGA